From a single Poecilia reticulata strain Guanapo linkage group LG2, Guppy_female_1.0+MT, whole genome shotgun sequence genomic region:
- the f5 gene encoding coagulation factor V isoform X1: MKLCPGIGAHRLLPVLVLLAALVVKAELRRSKERRFYIAAVEINWNYSGNDANRQDPTYKKVVFREYDETFSQAKTHPPWLGLLGPTLRAEEGETIVVTFRNMAYGAYSIHPHGVAYGKQSEGANYFDNTSQKEKEDDIVQPNGEHVYTWEVTPDVSPLPDDPDCLTYTYISHQNVVQDYNSGLIGALLVCKNGTLDESGQQNGIHKEFVFLFGVFDEKQSLYTPSGRSSDDHVKYTINGYTWGSLPDVSICAHAPVSLHLVGMSSEPEVFSVHMNGQVLTHSGHKVSSVGLISGSSATASLVSAYAGRWLLSSFTTKHMEAGMHGFVDVRKCEEFKEPVRKMTTYQRRHSNEWKYYIAAEEIVWDYSKDSNKHIDQDYKLQYLTQSARRIGAKYKKAVYTHYKNESFTEKVANEHRKNELGILGPVIRAQIRDIITIVFKNLASRPYSIYPHGLTVEKSEEGVSYPEGGNQSHAVQPGETRTYVWKVLEENEPLDGDSRCLTRMYHSAVNTTRDIASGLIGPMLICKSQSLDVRNVQLRADKEQHAVFSVFDENKSWYLDENIRRCYDQSKVNKADPDFYKSNVMHTINGYVFESGPDLGFCNGEVPTWHVSSLGAQDYIQTATFYGHSFELNHRTEDILSLYPMTGETIKITMDNKGVWLLASLNTHETTKGMRVKFQDVECYREFQYEYEDNDKNVVDEFTQWKPPTFEDIEKEKEKSKAVPTEPVVVDDYTDMFADELGLRSLRNQSSNSDMEILDLSLVDYDDLDIAPTVGDANPNVKDTKNKTEFFSNQTTMNDTQWKYVDNQNVTEPNLHNSSISKHATAVQKNRIQSFLDYDTTVLNSDSDSLSNQSTANTNRTGSVVAGSPNNASITVAGTMNSTLLNGTGSTVHGNVSANSVNFSTSSKQPTSITMGELQTDSQPTGKQESTNQTMPVQSQDTTNLTTLPINTKDRTTESNSSGSSNISMDIFFPNETEVQLTRGDVFFYKGHASDTDVDSTRSHWFQQTSTVEDDRNTSTDMPPVGINQSLSLLGLDDKEADNSSMVKDNLTSLELVETTGNNDVNTSNMTLQQELELRMNATEGVSVSANPSLGNATHLLNVDQLSQNGTVNISKSSSAGRSSEKGLLPGELSNTSSMESFSNETIGSSKHSLSGGSVKLLSSDEFGSSESSEEIFIYVKENKSEAIKTVSLSPQGHNWTYDGTHSTVPEEIPDHMKKYFENKALRTTPPPRKYKKVNLRQIPKKGEGMKTRRRKVYKPQARSGLPFSPRGFNPGLTPRGARPNAPQPVTKEEELINSPIVIALPRPDFSDYQLYVPVDEPEQPDISEQDVTQNEYEYVSFKDPYSSHEDIKNFNLDETTKHYLKLSGPDVKTYFIAAEEVEWDYAGYGQRRHDKSQQNMLETKFTKAVFRGYLDASFSTPDLRGEMDEHLGILGPVIKAEVGQSIMIVFKNNANRPYSLHPNGVSYTKQFEGLSYEDGSKYWYKYDNEVQPNTTYTYIWKISPMVGPSPDESECRTWAYYSGVNPEKDINSGLIGPLLVCREGTLKNKPLNTREFVLLFMTFDESQSWYHNKNQEVMQRKYRKRVWDDYDMENLKFHSINGIIYSLKGLRMYTNQLVRWHLINMGSPKDVHSVYFHGQTFKYVKTKSYRQSVFPLLPGSFATLEMHPSKPGLWQLETEVGLNQKKGMQTLFLVIDNDCYHPMGLELGSVKNDQITASSSRGYWAPHLARLNNWGQYNAWSTDKKGNWIQVDFKRPVVISQVATQGAWEKFHPQYATNFSISYSNDRRKWIFYKGDSREFWKTFQGNEEASQTKRNTFFPPLIGQFIRLHPITWYNAATIRMEFYGCELDGCSVPLGMESGLIEDRRITASSEESRWYVGNWKASLGRLNKQGSINAWRAKNNDMHQWLQVELPRIKKITGIITQGAKSMMKEMYVSKYALQYSDNGIHWTYYMDNDDVTVKMFDGNTNNSDHVRNYIYPPIFTRFIRVVPKSWSNSITMRLELLGCDFE; the protein is encoded by the exons ATGAAGCTCTGTCCTGGGATAGGAGCTCACCGTCTCCTGCCCGTCCTGGTTCTCCTGGCAGCGCTGGTCGTTAAAGCTGAGCTGCGGAGATCCAAGGAGAGACGCTTCTACATCGCTGCTGTGGAGATCAACTGGAATTATTCTGGCAATGACGCAAACAG GCAGGATCCCACCTACAAGAAAGTGGTTTTTCGGGAATATGACGAAACCTTCAGCCAGGCTAAGACTCATCCGCCCTGGTTAG GTCTGCTGGGGCCCACGCTGAGGGCCGAGGAGGGGGAGACCATTGTCGTCACTTTCAGAAACATGGCTTACGGCGCGTACAGCATCCACCCACACGGAGTGGCTTATGGCAAGCAGTCAGAGG gaGCCAACTACTTTGACAACACATCACAGAAGGAAAAAGAGGACGACATCGTGCAGCCTAATGGTGAACATGTTTACACCTGGGAGGTGACGCCAGACGTTTCCCCGCTGCCCGATGATCCCGACTGTCTCACCTACACCTACATCTCCCACCAAAACGTGGTGCAGGACTACAACTCTGGCCTCATCGGTGCTTTGCTCGTCTGCAAGAACG GCACCTTGGACGAATCGGGACAGCAGAACGGCATCCACAAGgagtttgtgtttctctttggGGTCTTTGACGAGAAACAAAGTTTGTACACTCCAAGTGGACGCTCTTCAGATGACCACGTCAAATACACTATCAACGGATACACATGGGGATCCTTGCCTG ATGTAAGTATATGTGCCCACGCCCCTGTGAGCCTGCACCTGGTGGGCATGAGCTCAGAACCCGAGGTCTTCTCAGTTCACATGAACGGCCAGGTCCTGACGCACAGCGGCCACAAAGTGTCGTCAGTGGGGCTGATCAGCGGCTCCTCCGCCACCGCCAGCCTGGTTTCTGCCTACGCAGGCCGCTGGCTGCTCTCCTCCTTCACCACCAAGCACATGGAAG CTGGCATGCACGGCTTTGTGGACGTGAGGAAGTGTGAAGAGTTTAAGGAACCCGTGAGAAAGATGACAACCTACCAGCGACGACACAGCAATGAGTGGAAGTATTATATTGCTGCGGAAGAAATAGTCTGGGACTATTCAAAGGACAGCAACAAACACATTGATCA AGACTACAAGCTCCAGTACCTGACACAGTCGGCACGCCGTATCGGAGCAAAGTACAAGAAGGCGGTGTACACTCACTACAAAAATGAATCATTCACTGAAAAGGTGGCAAATGAGCACAGGAAGAATGAGCTGGGCATCTTGGGTCCAGTGATCAGAGCGCAAATCCGAGACATCATCACA attgtttttaagaatttgGCCTCGAGGCCTTACAGTATCTACCCACACGGCCTGACTGTAGAAAAGTCAGAGGAGGGAGTCAGCTATCCAGAAGGAG GAAACCAGAGCCATGCCGTTCAGCCAGGTGAAACGCGCACCTACGTGTGGAAGGTTCTGGAGGAGAACGAGCCTCTGGATGGAGACTCCCGGTGCCTGACGCGGATGTATCACAGCGCCGTGAACACGACGCGGGACATTGCGTCAGGCCTGATAGGACCCATGCTCATCTGCAAGAGTCAATCCCTTGACGTCAGGAACGTACAG ctgagAGCAGACAAGGAACAGCATGCTGTGTTTTCAGTATTCGATGAGAACAAGAGCTGGTATCTGGACGAAAACATTCGCCGTTGCTATGATCAATCCAAAGTCAACAAAGCCGACCCAGACTTTTATAAGTCCAATGTCATGCACA CAATAAATGGTTATGTGTTTGAGAGTGGCCCTGATTTGGGCTTCTGCAACGGTGAGGTTCCAACGTGGCATGTGTCCAGCCTTGGAGCACAGGACTACATTCAGACAGCTACTTTCTATGGCCATTCGTTCGAGCTGAATCACAGAACTGAAGACATTCTCAGCCTCTATCCAATGACTGGAGAGACCATCAAGATAACCATGGACAACAAAG GTGTCTGGCTTTTGGCATCGTTGAATACTCACGAAACAACAAAGGGAATGCGTGTGAAGTTTCAAGATGTTGAGTGCTACCGTGAATTTCAATATGAGTATGAGGACAATGACAAGAACGTAGTTGATGAATTTACTCAGTGGAAGCCCCCAACTTTTGAGGATAtcgaaaaagaaaaggagaaatcaAAAGCTGTACCCACAGAACCAGTGGTGGTCGATGACTACACGGACATGTTTGCGGATGAATTAGGTCTGCGGTCGCTGAGGAACCAGTCCAGTAACTCAGATATGGAGATACTGGACTTGAGTTTAGTTGACTATGATGATCTTGATATTGCTCCTACGGTCGGCGATGCTAATCCTAATGTAAAGGacacaaagaataaaactgaGTTCTTTTCAAATCAGACTACAATGAATGATACTCAGTGGAAATATGTAGACAACCAAAATGTTACAGAACCTAACTTGCACAACAGCAGCATTAGTAAACATGCAACAGCTGTACAGAAGAATAGGATTCAGTCATTCCTTGACTATGACACAACTGTTCTCAACAGCGACAGTGATTCACTGAGCAATCAAAGCACAGCAAACACCAACAGAACTGGTTCTGTAGTTGCAGGCAGTCCAAATAATGCTAGTATTACAGTTGCTGGGACAATGAACTCAACACTTCTCAATGGTACAGGTTCAACAGTTCATGGGAATGTCTCTGCCAACAGTGTCAACTTTTCCACTTCATCCAAACAACCCACCTCTATCACTATGGGGGAACTACAGACAGACAGTCAACCCACAGGGAAACAAGAGTCCACCAATCAAACCATGCCAGTACAATCACAAGACACAACTAATCTTACTACATTACCAATAAATACCAAAGATAGAACAACAGAATCAAATTCATCTGGCAGTAGCAACATCTCTATGGACATATTCTTTCCCAATGAAACTGAGGTGCAACTCACTCGGGGCGATGTGTTCTTTTACAAAGGGCACGCGTCTGACACCGACGTAGACTCAACCAGAAGTCACTGGTTTCAACAGACTTCAACAGTTGAGGATGACCGTAACACGTCAACTGATATGCCACCCGTTGGAATAAACCAATCACTGTCCCTTTTAGGACTTGATGATAAGGAAGCTGACAACAGCAGCATGGTCAAAGATAACCTCACCAGTCTTGAGTTGGTGGAGACCACGGGAAACAATGACGTAAACACTTCAAACATGACTTTGCAGCAAGAGCTTGAATTACGAATGAATGCCACTGAAGGTGTGAGTGTTTCTGCCAATCCCAGCCTTGGCAATGCAACCCATCTTTTAAACGTAGATCAGCTATCACAAAACGGTACAGTGAACATCTCCAAATCAAGTTCAGCAGGGAGGAGCTCCGAGAAAGGACTTCTTCCTGGGGAGTTGTCCAATACTTCTTCAATGGAAAGTTTCTCTAACGAGACTATAGGTTCATCCAAACATTCTCTTTCTGGTGGTTCAGTGAAGCTGCTCAGTTCTGATGAGTTTGGTTCTTCAGAAAGTAGTGAGGAAATATTTATctatgttaaagaaaacaaatccgAGGCAATCAAAACTGTCTCCTTGAGCCCACAAGGCCACAACTGGACTTATGACGGAACTCACTCCACGGTACCTGAGGAGATTCCTGATCAcatgaaaaaatactttgagaACAAAGCACTACGAACAACTCCACCTCCCAGAAAGTACAAAAAAGTGAACCTCAGACAAATACCCAAGAAAGGTGAAGGCATGAAAacaaggaggaggaaggtgTACAAGCCTCAGGCCAGGAGTGGTTTGCCCTTTTCCCCACGAGGATTTAATCCAGGGTTGACCCCCCGTGGGGCAAGGCCCAATGCACCACAGCCTGTCACCAAGGAGGAGGAGTTGATTAACTCCCCCATAGTCATTGCTTTGCCCCGACCTGATTTCAGTGACTATCAGCTGTATGTCCCTGTAGATGAACCAGAGCAACCTGATATAAGTGAACAAGATGTAACACAAAATGAGTATGAGTATGTGTCGTTCAAAGACCCCTACAGCAGCCATGAGGACATTAAGAATTTCAACCTGGATGAAACTACTAAACACTACTTAAAGTTATCAGGTCCTGATGTCAAGACATACTTTATTGCTGCAGAAGAAGTTGAATGGGACTATGCTGGCTATGGACAGAG GAGACACGATAAGTCACAGCAAAACATGCTAGAGACCAAATTCACCAAAGCTGTTTTCCGAGGTTACCTGGATGCGAGCTTCAGCACTCCTGATCTCCGCGGGGAGATGGATGAGCATCTAGGCATCCTTGGGCCTGTTATCAAAGCTGAGGTTGGACAAAGCATCATG ATTGTCTTCAAGAACAACGCCAACCGTCCATACTCCCTACACCCCAATGGGGTTTCCTATACAAAGCAGTTTGAGGGTCTGTCCTACGAGGACGGCTCCAAGTACTGGTATAAATATGACAACGAAGTTCAACCCAACACCACCTACACATAcatatggaaaatcagtcctaTGGTTGGGCCATCTCCGGATGAGTCTGAGTGTCGGACCTGGGCGTACTACTCTGGTGTTAATCCC GAAAAGGACATTAACTCTGGCTTAATTGGTCCTTTGCTGGTGTGTCGAGAGGGCACTCTGAAGAACAAGCCACTCAACACGAGGGagtttgtgctgcttttcatGACCTTTGATGAGTCTCAGAGCTGGTACCACAATAAAAACCAGGAGGTCATGCAAAGAAAGTACCGAAAACGAGTTTGGGATGACTACGACATGGAGAACCTCAAGTTCCACT ccATTAATGGAATAATATATAGCCTTAAGGGCCTGAGGATGTACACCAACCAGCTTGTGCGGTGGCACCTGATCAACATGGGTTCCCCCAAAGACGTTCACAGCGTTTACTTCCATGGGCAGACGTTCAAATACGTGAAGACCAAGAGCTACAGACAGTCTGTGTTTCCCCTGCTGCCTG GGAGCTTTGCAACTCTGGAGATGCATCCATCCAAACCTGGGCTGTGGCAGCTGGAGACGGAAGTTGGTCTGAACCAAAAGAAGGGGATGCAGACGCTCTTCTTGGTTATAGATAATG attGCTACCATCCAATGGGTCTTGAGTTGGGCAGCGTGAAAAATGACCAGATCACAGCCAGCAGTTCCAGAG GATACTGGGCGCCCCATCTTGCCAGGCTAAATAACTGGGGTCAATACAATGCATGGAGCACAGACAAGAAAGGCAACTGGATTCAG GTGGACTTCAAGCGGCCAGTTGTGATCAGCCAGGTGGCCACACAAGGAGCCTGGGAGAAGTTCCATCCCCAGTATGCCACAAATTTCTCCATCTCGTACAGCAACGACCGCCGCAAGTGGATCTTTTACAAAGGCGACAGCAGAGAATTCTGGAAG ACGTTTCAAGGAAACGAGGAAGCCTCTCAGACAAAGAGAAACACCTTCTTTCCTCCTTTGATTGGACAGTTCATTAGGCTCCACCCTATCACCTGGTACAATGCGGCAACAATCCGCATGGAGTTCTACGGTTGTGAGCTTGACG GCTGCTCCGTGCCTTTGGGGATGGAGAGCGGGCTGATAGAGGACAGACGCATCACAGCCAGCTCTGAGGAATCCAGGTGGTACGTTGGAAACTGGAAAGCCTCTCTCGGTCGCCTCAACAAGCAGGGCTCCATCAACGCATGGAGAGCTAAG
- the f5 gene encoding coagulation factor V isoform X2: MAYGAYSIHPHGVAYGKQSEGANYFDNTSQKEKEDDIVQPNGEHVYTWEVTPDVSPLPDDPDCLTYTYISHQNVVQDYNSGLIGALLVCKNGTLDESGQQNGIHKEFVFLFGVFDEKQSLYTPSGRSSDDHVKYTINGYTWGSLPDVSICAHAPVSLHLVGMSSEPEVFSVHMNGQVLTHSGHKVSSVGLISGSSATASLVSAYAGRWLLSSFTTKHMEAGMHGFVDVRKCEEFKEPVRKMTTYQRRHSNEWKYYIAAEEIVWDYSKDSNKHIDQDYKLQYLTQSARRIGAKYKKAVYTHYKNESFTEKVANEHRKNELGILGPVIRAQIRDIITIVFKNLASRPYSIYPHGLTVEKSEEGVSYPEGGNQSHAVQPGETRTYVWKVLEENEPLDGDSRCLTRMYHSAVNTTRDIASGLIGPMLICKSQSLDVRNVQLRADKEQHAVFSVFDENKSWYLDENIRRCYDQSKVNKADPDFYKSNVMHTINGYVFESGPDLGFCNGEVPTWHVSSLGAQDYIQTATFYGHSFELNHRTEDILSLYPMTGETIKITMDNKGVWLLASLNTHETTKGMRVKFQDVECYREFQYEYEDNDKNVVDEFTQWKPPTFEDIEKEKEKSKAVPTEPVVVDDYTDMFADELGLRSLRNQSSNSDMEILDLSLVDYDDLDIAPTVGDANPNVKDTKNKTEFFSNQTTMNDTQWKYVDNQNVTEPNLHNSSISKHATAVQKNRIQSFLDYDTTVLNSDSDSLSNQSTANTNRTGSVVAGSPNNASITVAGTMNSTLLNGTGSTVHGNVSANSVNFSTSSKQPTSITMGELQTDSQPTGKQESTNQTMPVQSQDTTNLTTLPINTKDRTTESNSSGSSNISMDIFFPNETEVQLTRGDVFFYKGHASDTDVDSTRSHWFQQTSTVEDDRNTSTDMPPVGINQSLSLLGLDDKEADNSSMVKDNLTSLELVETTGNNDVNTSNMTLQQELELRMNATEGVSVSANPSLGNATHLLNVDQLSQNGTVNISKSSSAGRSSEKGLLPGELSNTSSMESFSNETIGSSKHSLSGGSVKLLSSDEFGSSESSEEIFIYVKENKSEAIKTVSLSPQGHNWTYDGTHSTVPEEIPDHMKKYFENKALRTTPPPRKYKKVNLRQIPKKGEGMKTRRRKVYKPQARSGLPFSPRGFNPGLTPRGARPNAPQPVTKEEELINSPIVIALPRPDFSDYQLYVPVDEPEQPDISEQDVTQNEYEYVSFKDPYSSHEDIKNFNLDETTKHYLKLSGPDVKTYFIAAEEVEWDYAGYGQRRHDKSQQNMLETKFTKAVFRGYLDASFSTPDLRGEMDEHLGILGPVIKAEVGQSIMIVFKNNANRPYSLHPNGVSYTKQFEGLSYEDGSKYWYKYDNEVQPNTTYTYIWKISPMVGPSPDESECRTWAYYSGVNPEKDINSGLIGPLLVCREGTLKNKPLNTREFVLLFMTFDESQSWYHNKNQEVMQRKYRKRVWDDYDMENLKFHSINGIIYSLKGLRMYTNQLVRWHLINMGSPKDVHSVYFHGQTFKYVKTKSYRQSVFPLLPGSFATLEMHPSKPGLWQLETEVGLNQKKGMQTLFLVIDNDCYHPMGLELGSVKNDQITASSSRGYWAPHLARLNNWGQYNAWSTDKKGNWIQVDFKRPVVISQVATQGAWEKFHPQYATNFSISYSNDRRKWIFYKGDSREFWKTFQGNEEASQTKRNTFFPPLIGQFIRLHPITWYNAATIRMEFYGCELDGCSVPLGMESGLIEDRRITASSEESRWYVGNWKASLGRLNKQGSINAWRAKNNDMHQWLQVELPRIKKITGIITQGAKSMMKEMYVSKYALQYSDNGIHWTYYMDNDDVTVKMFDGNTNNSDHVRNYIYPPIFTRFIRVVPKSWSNSITMRLELLGCDFE, from the exons ATGGCTTACGGCGCGTACAGCATCCACCCACACGGAGTGGCTTATGGCAAGCAGTCAGAGG gaGCCAACTACTTTGACAACACATCACAGAAGGAAAAAGAGGACGACATCGTGCAGCCTAATGGTGAACATGTTTACACCTGGGAGGTGACGCCAGACGTTTCCCCGCTGCCCGATGATCCCGACTGTCTCACCTACACCTACATCTCCCACCAAAACGTGGTGCAGGACTACAACTCTGGCCTCATCGGTGCTTTGCTCGTCTGCAAGAACG GCACCTTGGACGAATCGGGACAGCAGAACGGCATCCACAAGgagtttgtgtttctctttggGGTCTTTGACGAGAAACAAAGTTTGTACACTCCAAGTGGACGCTCTTCAGATGACCACGTCAAATACACTATCAACGGATACACATGGGGATCCTTGCCTG ATGTAAGTATATGTGCCCACGCCCCTGTGAGCCTGCACCTGGTGGGCATGAGCTCAGAACCCGAGGTCTTCTCAGTTCACATGAACGGCCAGGTCCTGACGCACAGCGGCCACAAAGTGTCGTCAGTGGGGCTGATCAGCGGCTCCTCCGCCACCGCCAGCCTGGTTTCTGCCTACGCAGGCCGCTGGCTGCTCTCCTCCTTCACCACCAAGCACATGGAAG CTGGCATGCACGGCTTTGTGGACGTGAGGAAGTGTGAAGAGTTTAAGGAACCCGTGAGAAAGATGACAACCTACCAGCGACGACACAGCAATGAGTGGAAGTATTATATTGCTGCGGAAGAAATAGTCTGGGACTATTCAAAGGACAGCAACAAACACATTGATCA AGACTACAAGCTCCAGTACCTGACACAGTCGGCACGCCGTATCGGAGCAAAGTACAAGAAGGCGGTGTACACTCACTACAAAAATGAATCATTCACTGAAAAGGTGGCAAATGAGCACAGGAAGAATGAGCTGGGCATCTTGGGTCCAGTGATCAGAGCGCAAATCCGAGACATCATCACA attgtttttaagaatttgGCCTCGAGGCCTTACAGTATCTACCCACACGGCCTGACTGTAGAAAAGTCAGAGGAGGGAGTCAGCTATCCAGAAGGAG GAAACCAGAGCCATGCCGTTCAGCCAGGTGAAACGCGCACCTACGTGTGGAAGGTTCTGGAGGAGAACGAGCCTCTGGATGGAGACTCCCGGTGCCTGACGCGGATGTATCACAGCGCCGTGAACACGACGCGGGACATTGCGTCAGGCCTGATAGGACCCATGCTCATCTGCAAGAGTCAATCCCTTGACGTCAGGAACGTACAG ctgagAGCAGACAAGGAACAGCATGCTGTGTTTTCAGTATTCGATGAGAACAAGAGCTGGTATCTGGACGAAAACATTCGCCGTTGCTATGATCAATCCAAAGTCAACAAAGCCGACCCAGACTTTTATAAGTCCAATGTCATGCACA CAATAAATGGTTATGTGTTTGAGAGTGGCCCTGATTTGGGCTTCTGCAACGGTGAGGTTCCAACGTGGCATGTGTCCAGCCTTGGAGCACAGGACTACATTCAGACAGCTACTTTCTATGGCCATTCGTTCGAGCTGAATCACAGAACTGAAGACATTCTCAGCCTCTATCCAATGACTGGAGAGACCATCAAGATAACCATGGACAACAAAG GTGTCTGGCTTTTGGCATCGTTGAATACTCACGAAACAACAAAGGGAATGCGTGTGAAGTTTCAAGATGTTGAGTGCTACCGTGAATTTCAATATGAGTATGAGGACAATGACAAGAACGTAGTTGATGAATTTACTCAGTGGAAGCCCCCAACTTTTGAGGATAtcgaaaaagaaaaggagaaatcaAAAGCTGTACCCACAGAACCAGTGGTGGTCGATGACTACACGGACATGTTTGCGGATGAATTAGGTCTGCGGTCGCTGAGGAACCAGTCCAGTAACTCAGATATGGAGATACTGGACTTGAGTTTAGTTGACTATGATGATCTTGATATTGCTCCTACGGTCGGCGATGCTAATCCTAATGTAAAGGacacaaagaataaaactgaGTTCTTTTCAAATCAGACTACAATGAATGATACTCAGTGGAAATATGTAGACAACCAAAATGTTACAGAACCTAACTTGCACAACAGCAGCATTAGTAAACATGCAACAGCTGTACAGAAGAATAGGATTCAGTCATTCCTTGACTATGACACAACTGTTCTCAACAGCGACAGTGATTCACTGAGCAATCAAAGCACAGCAAACACCAACAGAACTGGTTCTGTAGTTGCAGGCAGTCCAAATAATGCTAGTATTACAGTTGCTGGGACAATGAACTCAACACTTCTCAATGGTACAGGTTCAACAGTTCATGGGAATGTCTCTGCCAACAGTGTCAACTTTTCCACTTCATCCAAACAACCCACCTCTATCACTATGGGGGAACTACAGACAGACAGTCAACCCACAGGGAAACAAGAGTCCACCAATCAAACCATGCCAGTACAATCACAAGACACAACTAATCTTACTACATTACCAATAAATACCAAAGATAGAACAACAGAATCAAATTCATCTGGCAGTAGCAACATCTCTATGGACATATTCTTTCCCAATGAAACTGAGGTGCAACTCACTCGGGGCGATGTGTTCTTTTACAAAGGGCACGCGTCTGACACCGACGTAGACTCAACCAGAAGTCACTGGTTTCAACAGACTTCAACAGTTGAGGATGACCGTAACACGTCAACTGATATGCCACCCGTTGGAATAAACCAATCACTGTCCCTTTTAGGACTTGATGATAAGGAAGCTGACAACAGCAGCATGGTCAAAGATAACCTCACCAGTCTTGAGTTGGTGGAGACCACGGGAAACAATGACGTAAACACTTCAAACATGACTTTGCAGCAAGAGCTTGAATTACGAATGAATGCCACTGAAGGTGTGAGTGTTTCTGCCAATCCCAGCCTTGGCAATGCAACCCATCTTTTAAACGTAGATCAGCTATCACAAAACGGTACAGTGAACATCTCCAAATCAAGTTCAGCAGGGAGGAGCTCCGAGAAAGGACTTCTTCCTGGGGAGTTGTCCAATACTTCTTCAATGGAAAGTTTCTCTAACGAGACTATAGGTTCATCCAAACATTCTCTTTCTGGTGGTTCAGTGAAGCTGCTCAGTTCTGATGAGTTTGGTTCTTCAGAAAGTAGTGAGGAAATATTTATctatgttaaagaaaacaaatccgAGGCAATCAAAACTGTCTCCTTGAGCCCACAAGGCCACAACTGGACTTATGACGGAACTCACTCCACGGTACCTGAGGAGATTCCTGATCAcatgaaaaaatactttgagaACAAAGCACTACGAACAACTCCACCTCCCAGAAAGTACAAAAAAGTGAACCTCAGACAAATACCCAAGAAAGGTGAAGGCATGAAAacaaggaggaggaaggtgTACAAGCCTCAGGCCAGGAGTGGTTTGCCCTTTTCCCCACGAGGATTTAATCCAGGGTTGACCCCCCGTGGGGCAAGGCCCAATGCACCACAGCCTGTCACCAAGGAGGAGGAGTTGATTAACTCCCCCATAGTCATTGCTTTGCCCCGACCTGATTTCAGTGACTATCAGCTGTATGTCCCTGTAGATGAACCAGAGCAACCTGATATAAGTGAACAAGATGTAACACAAAATGAGTATGAGTATGTGTCGTTCAAAGACCCCTACAGCAGCCATGAGGACATTAAGAATTTCAACCTGGATGAAACTACTAAACACTACTTAAAGTTATCAGGTCCTGATGTCAAGACATACTTTATTGCTGCAGAAGAAGTTGAATGGGACTATGCTGGCTATGGACAGAG GAGACACGATAAGTCACAGCAAAACATGCTAGAGACCAAATTCACCAAAGCTGTTTTCCGAGGTTACCTGGATGCGAGCTTCAGCACTCCTGATCTCCGCGGGGAGATGGATGAGCATCTAGGCATCCTTGGGCCTGTTATCAAAGCTGAGGTTGGACAAAGCATCATG ATTGTCTTCAAGAACAACGCCAACCGTCCATACTCCCTACACCCCAATGGGGTTTCCTATACAAAGCAGTTTGAGGGTCTGTCCTACGAGGACGGCTCCAAGTACTGGTATAAATATGACAACGAAGTTCAACCCAACACCACCTACACATAcatatggaaaatcagtcctaTGGTTGGGCCATCTCCGGATGAGTCTGAGTGTCGGACCTGGGCGTACTACTCTGGTGTTAATCCC GAAAAGGACATTAACTCTGGCTTAATTGGTCCTTTGCTGGTGTGTCGAGAGGGCACTCTGAAGAACAAGCCACTCAACACGAGGGagtttgtgctgcttttcatGACCTTTGATGAGTCTCAGAGCTGGTACCACAATAAAAACCAGGAGGTCATGCAAAGAAAGTACCGAAAACGAGTTTGGGATGACTACGACATGGAGAACCTCAAGTTCCACT ccATTAATGGAATAATATATAGCCTTAAGGGCCTGAGGATGTACACCAACCAGCTTGTGCGGTGGCACCTGATCAACATGGGTTCCCCCAAAGACGTTCACAGCGTTTACTTCCATGGGCAGACGTTCAAATACGTGAAGACCAAGAGCTACAGACAGTCTGTGTTTCCCCTGCTGCCTG GGAGCTTTGCAACTCTGGAGATGCATCCATCCAAACCTGGGCTGTGGCAGCTGGAGACGGAAGTTGGTCTGAACCAAAAGAAGGGGATGCAGACGCTCTTCTTGGTTATAGATAATG attGCTACCATCCAATGGGTCTTGAGTTGGGCAGCGTGAAAAATGACCAGATCACAGCCAGCAGTTCCAGAG GATACTGGGCGCCCCATCTTGCCAGGCTAAATAACTGGGGTCAATACAATGCATGGAGCACAGACAAGAAAGGCAACTGGATTCAG GTGGACTTCAAGCGGCCAGTTGTGATCAGCCAGGTGGCCACACAAGGAGCCTGGGAGAAGTTCCATCCCCAGTATGCCACAAATTTCTCCATCTCGTACAGCAACGACCGCCGCAAGTGGATCTTTTACAAAGGCGACAGCAGAGAATTCTGGAAG ACGTTTCAAGGAAACGAGGAAGCCTCTCAGACAAAGAGAAACACCTTCTTTCCTCCTTTGATTGGACAGTTCATTAGGCTCCACCCTATCACCTGGTACAATGCGGCAACAATCCGCATGGAGTTCTACGGTTGTGAGCTTGACG GCTGCTCCGTGCCTTTGGGGATGGAGAGCGGGCTGATAGAGGACAGACGCATCACAGCCAGCTCTGAGGAATCCAGGTGGTACGTTGGAAACTGGAAAGCCTCTCTCGGTCGCCTCAACAAGCAGGGCTCCATCAACGCATGGAGAGCTAAG